A single genomic interval of Mycobacterium sp. DL592 harbors:
- the eccE gene encoding type VII secretion protein EccE, whose product MSALRSRIALPGPGRITLVALAVIPAVLAYPWRTAHDRWVLGVGVVLAVVLLAWWRGRHLTSVVAGRIALLVRGRRPSTHQPAPLTDARTTVALRLAPGAHDEIPLSLIAGYLDRYGVRADAVRLTSRDTASGRTTWVTLTLSATANLVALQARSADLPLRETAETVLRRLADHLRELGWSVNTTDLDIPDLLGPVPQERWRSVQDGTQGYLTAYGVTVGEDLGSTLAEIRAYPSSEVWTAVQITGTVQRPKLAAAAAIRSEDGSPADLPTLVVQDGRQLAAVTSLHPLSLEGVVAEQVQLSQVPDVGWPTSAVGERAGLG is encoded by the coding sequence ATGAGCGCGTTGCGGTCTCGAATCGCCCTGCCCGGTCCGGGCCGGATCACCCTGGTGGCGCTGGCCGTGATCCCCGCCGTGCTGGCTTATCCGTGGCGCACCGCCCATGACCGCTGGGTGCTCGGCGTCGGCGTGGTCCTCGCCGTGGTTCTGCTGGCCTGGTGGCGGGGCCGGCACCTCACCTCGGTGGTCGCGGGCCGAATCGCCCTGCTGGTTCGGGGACGCCGGCCATCGACGCATCAACCCGCGCCGCTCACCGACGCCCGGACCACGGTCGCGCTGCGACTGGCTCCCGGGGCGCACGACGAGATCCCGCTGTCGCTGATCGCCGGTTACCTCGACCGCTACGGAGTGCGCGCCGATGCGGTTCGGCTCACCAGCCGCGACACCGCATCCGGGCGGACCACCTGGGTGACGTTAACCCTGTCGGCGACAGCCAATCTGGTTGCACTGCAGGCACGCTCAGCCGATCTGCCGCTGCGTGAGACGGCGGAGACCGTCCTGCGCCGGCTCGCCGACCACCTTCGTGAACTGGGTTGGTCGGTGAACACCACCGACCTGGACATCCCGGACCTGCTGGGGCCGGTTCCCCAGGAACGCTGGCGTTCCGTGCAGGACGGTACGCAGGGATACCTGACCGCCTATGGCGTCACCGTCGGCGAGGATCTGGGCAGCACGCTGGCCGAGATCCGGGCTTACCCGTCGTCCGAGGTTTGGACGGCGGTGCAGATCACCGGGACCGTGCAGCGGCCGAAGCTGGCCGCGGCGGCGGCAATCCGCAGTGAGGACGGCTCACCCGCCGACCTGCCGACGCTGGTGGTCCAGGATGGCCGCCAACTGGCTGCCGTGACGTCACTGCATCCGCTGTCGCTGGAAGGTGTTGTGGCAGAACAGGTCCAGTTGAGCCAGGTGCCCGACGTGGGATGGCCGACGTCAGCGGTCGGGGAGCGGGCCGGTCTGGGATGA
- the eccD gene encoding type VII secretion integral membrane protein EccD codes for MTETLVTPVLPVVRVAVLAGHRITEISLPAEVPLREILPAVERLAHTGDDVEQAETAAPARLTLAPIGGAPFSLDASLDTVGVVDGDLLALQPIPAGPAAPGIVEDIADAAVIFSEARKQPWGPDHIRRAASAGTVALVLALTGLAVGYRLASGTPVGGYVLGALAAVVVVASLLLTARARRASLLLSGVALAPITAALALVVPGPFGWSHVLLAAAGFAAWSLLNTIIGEDGLAFFTATTVVGAGLLVASAAAVLWHLPLLTLGAIVIAVALLVTIQAAPLSALWARFPLPVIPAPGDPAPTAPPLQVLKDLPRRVRISEAHQTGFIAGAVLLSVIGSFGVVGLGQPGPWAWYLVLATSAAAVLRARIWDTAADKAWLLAQPALLTLSLLAVFAVQGRYVGALVTVAVLAALVAAWWVVAANPGLADPDSYSLPVRRGLGFVAAGFDASLIPVIVYVVGLFDWVLNR; via the coding sequence ATGACTGAGACCCTGGTGACACCGGTACTGCCGGTGGTCCGCGTTGCCGTGCTTGCCGGCCATCGGATCACCGAGATCTCGCTGCCCGCGGAGGTCCCGCTGCGCGAGATCCTGCCTGCGGTCGAACGGCTGGCCCACACTGGCGACGACGTCGAACAGGCCGAGACGGCCGCACCGGCACGGTTGACCCTGGCCCCGATCGGCGGGGCGCCGTTCAGCCTTGACGCCAGCCTTGACACGGTGGGCGTGGTGGACGGGGATCTACTTGCGTTGCAGCCCATTCCGGCGGGTCCCGCTGCGCCGGGCATCGTCGAAGACATCGCCGACGCTGCGGTGATCTTCTCGGAGGCGCGTAAGCAGCCCTGGGGACCTGATCACATCCGGCGAGCGGCCTCGGCAGGCACGGTCGCCCTCGTGCTGGCGCTCACCGGCCTGGCGGTGGGGTACCGCCTCGCATCGGGCACGCCGGTGGGTGGATATGTCCTCGGCGCGCTGGCCGCCGTCGTCGTCGTGGCGAGCCTGCTGCTGACCGCGCGGGCCCGTCGCGCATCGCTGCTGCTGTCGGGTGTTGCTCTGGCCCCCATCACGGCTGCGCTTGCGCTGGTCGTACCCGGGCCGTTCGGTTGGTCCCACGTTCTACTCGCCGCCGCCGGGTTCGCCGCCTGGTCGTTGCTGAACACGATCATCGGCGAGGACGGGCTGGCCTTCTTCACCGCCACCACCGTGGTCGGGGCCGGCCTGCTGGTGGCCTCGGCCGCCGCCGTGCTGTGGCATCTGCCGCTGCTCACCCTGGGCGCCATCGTGATCGCGGTGGCGCTGCTGGTGACCATCCAAGCCGCCCCGCTGTCGGCGCTGTGGGCCCGCTTCCCGCTTCCGGTGATCCCGGCTCCCGGCGACCCGGCGCCGACCGCGCCGCCGCTGCAGGTGCTCAAGGACCTTCCCCGCCGGGTCCGGATCAGCGAGGCCCATCAGACCGGTTTCATCGCCGGGGCTGTGCTGCTCTCGGTGATCGGGTCGTTCGGCGTCGTCGGGCTCGGCCAGCCCGGGCCGTGGGCGTGGTATCTGGTCCTGGCCACCAGTGCCGCGGCGGTGCTGCGGGCCCGGATCTGGGACACCGCCGCCGACAAGGCGTGGCTGCTGGCCCAGCCGGCACTGCTGACCCTCTCGCTGCTGGCTGTCTTCGCCGTGCAGGGCCGCTATGTCGGAGCACTGGTGACCGTGGCGGTGCTCGCGGCGCTGGTCGCCGCCTGGTGGGTGGTGGCCGCCAACCCCGGTCTCGCCGATCCCGACAGCTACTCGTTGCCCGTCCGCCGTGGGCTGGGCTTCGTCGCAGCCGGCTTCGATGCCTCGCTGATCCCGGTGATCGTCTACGTCGTCGGCCTCTTCGACTGGGTCCTCAATCGATGA
- the mycP gene encoding type VII secretion-associated serine protease mycosin, whose translation MTAVLNRWAAALLAAALPVLCAPPAWGVDPPQVDASAVPPPGTTGSAIPLVQRLECETTGLIQGTDVATPAPAQRALDLQSAWQFSRGEGQTVAVIDTGVQPGPRLPDLSGGGDYIGAGDGLADCDGHGTAVAGLIAGRPGPDGFSGVAPAARLVSIRQTSDKFGPRIPGDDPTAARAAAEISSLARAVVRAADLGARVINISSVICLPAGSGPDQSLLGAALRYAAVDKDVVIVAAAGNSGPVGLTAGTACQSNQGDWAGVTTVSVPSWWQPYVLSVGSVAADGQPSTFTMSGPWLGLAAPGENVLSLSNSGDGLANGAPTDRGKLTPLSGTSFSAAYVSGVAALVRSRFPQLSAPQVVERLTATAHRGARSPSTLVGAGTVDPVAALTWQLPAPQVAAREQIAAPAPQPVENHTPRTIALAGTAVLAAAVAVVAFTANRRKDTTR comes from the coding sequence ATGACAGCAGTTCTCAACCGTTGGGCGGCAGCGCTTCTCGCTGCCGCACTGCCGGTACTCTGCGCCCCGCCCGCGTGGGGAGTGGACCCGCCTCAGGTCGACGCCTCCGCGGTGCCGCCGCCAGGCACCACCGGATCGGCGATACCTCTGGTGCAGCGCCTCGAGTGCGAGACGACCGGTCTGATCCAGGGCACCGACGTGGCGACCCCGGCACCCGCGCAGCGCGCGCTGGACCTGCAGAGTGCCTGGCAGTTCTCCCGCGGTGAGGGCCAGACCGTCGCCGTCATCGACACCGGTGTACAGCCCGGCCCGCGGCTGCCCGATCTGTCCGGCGGCGGCGACTACATCGGCGCCGGCGACGGCCTGGCCGATTGCGACGGGCACGGCACCGCGGTCGCCGGCCTGATCGCCGGCCGGCCGGGCCCCGACGGGTTCTCCGGAGTGGCGCCCGCCGCACGGCTGGTGTCCATTCGGCAGACATCGGACAAGTTCGGGCCACGCATCCCCGGTGACGATCCGACGGCCGCGCGTGCGGCGGCTGAAATCTCCAGTCTGGCAAGGGCTGTGGTGCGGGCGGCCGACCTCGGCGCGCGGGTCATCAACATCTCGTCGGTGATCTGCCTGCCCGCAGGCAGCGGCCCCGACCAGTCCCTGCTCGGTGCGGCGCTGCGTTACGCGGCCGTCGACAAGGACGTCGTGATCGTCGCGGCCGCCGGCAATTCGGGGCCCGTCGGGCTGACGGCGGGCACTGCATGCCAGTCCAACCAGGGCGACTGGGCTGGAGTCACCACGGTATCGGTGCCTTCGTGGTGGCAGCCCTACGTGTTGTCGGTCGGCTCGGTCGCCGCCGACGGTCAGCCGTCGACGTTCACGATGTCCGGCCCATGGCTGGGGCTGGCCGCTCCCGGCGAGAACGTGCTCTCACTGAGCAACAGCGGCGACGGCCTGGCCAACGGTGCGCCCACCGATCGGGGAAAGCTCACCCCGCTCAGTGGCACCAGTTTCTCGGCCGCCTATGTCTCCGGCGTGGCTGCGCTGGTGCGCAGCCGGTTCCCGCAACTGAGCGCGCCGCAGGTCGTCGAACGGCTGACCGCGACCGCCCATCGGGGTGCGCGTTCACCCTCGACGCTGGTGGGCGCCGGGACGGTTGACCCGGTGGCCGCCCTCACCTGGCAGCTGCCCGCCCCGCAGGTCGCGGCCCGCGAACAGATTGCCGCACCGGCGCCACAGCCGGTTGAGAACCACACTCCGCGCACCATCGCGCTGGCCGGGACGGCGGTTCTGGCTGCCGCGGTTGCCGTGGTCGCGTTCACCGCGAATCGACGAAAGGACACCACCCGATGA
- a CDS encoding arylsulfatase, which translates to MRAPSGAPNVLMIVLDDLGFGQLGCFGSDIATPNIDKLASDGLRYNRFHVTALCSPTRAALLTGRNHHAVGMGMLTDLPTDLPGYSGRIPPSTPTLPRVLRDAGWSTMAFGKWHLAPRYELGDAGPFERWPLGLGFERYYGFLGGDTNQWAPRLVRDNSSIVAPKTPAQGYHLTEDLADQAIRMVVNQQESAPGKPFFTYFAPGAMHAPHHVPASWADAYAGRFDQGWDRWREEVFARQVATGVVPRTTTLTARPSWVPAWADLSSDERRVYARMLEVFAGFLSHTDAQIGRLLDALRHLGVYDDTLILLLSDNGASAEGGVSGTVNEHLFAHGIRGDVATSLAHLADWGGPNTYPHYAWGWAWAGNTPFRLWKRYSWLGGTRVPLIAHWPRVIGAQGGRVRGQFTHAIDVMPTVLEACGIEQPVGLDGASALATFTDPDAPDPRSTQYFEMLGSRSIVSQGWKATTDHVSGGVVDEEELLTGSRDFDSDRWSLFRLDEDFSEAHDVADAHPDIVESLARQWLSEAERNNVLPLADSLIARFGRLVPPDYPPRSHTVIYPAGGPVSDEVLPSLVAGAEVSADVEVADSGSDGVLFALGDRIAGLVAYVTGGRLTVTVVILGDTVTVGTPAVGGGRHRLGCRLAPQSGGGTRVEAIIDGQVAATGLSSNHLPFVWQIGGTQLRPGYDEGIGVCDGYQPPFAWTGTLYQVDVVTGQRTLGDPAAALVSLKTD; encoded by the coding sequence ATGAGGGCCCCCAGCGGCGCTCCCAACGTCCTGATGATCGTTCTCGATGATCTCGGTTTCGGTCAGCTGGGGTGCTTCGGATCCGACATCGCTACGCCCAACATCGATAAGCTGGCATCAGACGGACTTCGGTACAACAGGTTTCACGTCACCGCGCTGTGCTCGCCGACCCGTGCGGCGTTGTTGACCGGGCGCAATCACCATGCGGTCGGGATGGGGATGCTCACCGACCTCCCCACCGACCTGCCGGGCTACTCGGGCCGAATTCCGCCGTCGACTCCCACCCTGCCGAGAGTGTTGCGCGACGCGGGCTGGAGCACCATGGCGTTCGGTAAGTGGCATCTGGCACCCCGTTACGAACTCGGCGACGCCGGGCCTTTCGAAAGATGGCCGCTGGGGCTGGGTTTCGAACGGTACTACGGCTTCCTCGGCGGCGACACCAATCAGTGGGCGCCGCGGCTGGTCCGTGACAATTCGTCGATTGTTGCGCCCAAGACGCCGGCCCAGGGTTATCACCTGACCGAGGATCTCGCCGACCAGGCGATCCGTATGGTGGTCAATCAGCAGGAGTCCGCTCCTGGCAAGCCGTTCTTCACCTACTTCGCGCCCGGGGCTATGCACGCGCCGCATCACGTGCCCGCATCCTGGGCCGACGCTTATGCCGGCCGCTTCGACCAGGGCTGGGATCGCTGGCGCGAGGAGGTGTTCGCCCGCCAGGTCGCCACCGGTGTGGTGCCCCGCACCACGACATTGACGGCTCGGCCGTCGTGGGTTCCGGCCTGGGCAGACCTCAGCAGCGATGAGCGGCGGGTGTACGCGCGCATGCTCGAAGTTTTCGCCGGTTTCCTCTCCCATACCGACGCCCAGATCGGCAGGCTGCTCGACGCTCTGCGGCACCTCGGTGTCTACGACGACACGCTGATCCTGTTGCTCTCCGACAACGGAGCCAGTGCGGAAGGCGGGGTCTCCGGCACGGTCAACGAACACCTGTTCGCTCATGGCATCCGGGGTGACGTCGCGACCAGCCTGGCTCACCTCGCCGACTGGGGCGGCCCGAACACCTACCCCCACTACGCATGGGGATGGGCATGGGCGGGTAACACCCCGTTCCGGTTGTGGAAGCGCTACTCGTGGCTGGGCGGGACCCGCGTGCCGCTGATCGCACACTGGCCCCGTGTCATCGGCGCGCAGGGTGGCCGGGTCCGCGGCCAGTTCACGCATGCGATCGACGTGATGCCAACGGTGTTGGAGGCGTGTGGAATCGAGCAGCCGGTCGGGCTCGACGGGGCGAGCGCGTTGGCGACGTTCACTGATCCGGACGCGCCCGACCCCCGCTCGACGCAGTACTTCGAGATGCTGGGCTCGCGATCGATCGTCAGTCAAGGCTGGAAGGCGACCACCGACCACGTCTCCGGCGGCGTCGTCGACGAAGAGGAACTTCTCACCGGCAGCCGGGACTTCGACTCCGACCGGTGGTCACTGTTCCGGCTCGACGAGGACTTCTCCGAGGCGCACGACGTCGCCGACGCGCACCCGGATATCGTGGAATCCCTTGCCCGGCAGTGGTTGTCCGAAGCTGAACGTAACAACGTTCTGCCACTGGCCGACTCGCTGATCGCACGGTTCGGGCGCCTGGTGCCGCCGGACTATCCGCCTCGCTCGCACACGGTGATCTATCCGGCCGGTGGTCCGGTGAGTGACGAGGTGCTTCCCTCGCTCGTGGCAGGCGCCGAGGTGAGCGCCGACGTCGAGGTCGCTGACAGCGGCAGCGACGGCGTGCTGTTCGCTTTAGGGGACCGCATCGCGGGCTTGGTCGCGTACGTCACCGGTGGCCGGCTGACGGTGACAGTGGTCATCCTGGGCGACACCGTCACCGTCGGCACCCCAGCCGTTGGCGGTGGCCGCCATCGGCTCGGGTGCCGACTGGCGCCGCAATCCGGCGGCGGAACCCGGGTCGAGGCGATCATCGACGGACAGGTGGCGGCGACCGGCTTGAGCTCCAATCACCTACCGTTCGTCTGGCAGATCGGTGGCACTCAGCTGCGACCCGGCTATGACGAGGGGATCGGCGTCTGCGACGGCTACCAGCCGCCTTTCGCATGGACGGGAACGCTGTACCAGGTCGATGTCGTGACGGGCCAACGCACCCTCGGCGATCCGGCAGCGGCGCTGGTCAGCCTCAAGACCGACTAG